A window of Pedococcus badiiscoriae genomic DNA:
GGGCGATGATGCCGATCGAGCCCGGCTGGAGGAGCTCGCCGGCCACGACGTCAGCAGTGCGCGTCAGCAGGTCGCCGGCCCCGACGGCGAGGAGGTCGAGTCGTCCGCGGTTGTCGCGGACCGACACGGGCGCACCGAGGCCCGGTGCCATGTGGGGCAGGAGCTGGGCGGCGTACTCGATGACGCTCGCGGGCACGCGGAAGCCGCGGTCGAGGACCTCGACGTGGCTGCCCGGCTTGCCCAGGTGGTGAAGAGAGGACTCCCAGGAGTCGGTGGCCCAGGGTGTGGTGCCCTGCGCGATGTCGCCCAGCACCGTCGCCGCGCCCGTCGAGCAGCGTCGGCCGACCGCGCGCAGCTGCATCGGGGACAGGTCCTGCGCCTCGTCGAGGACGACGTGCCCGAGCGAGGGGGTGCGGCTGATGTGGTCGCCGAGCTCGTCGAGCAGGACGGTGTCGGCACGCGACCAGCGGACCGTCCCCTTCGAGCGCGCGGGGCTGTCCCACAGCAGGATCCGGCGCTCGTCCTCGGTGAGGATGTCCCGTGAGTGCTGGGCCAGGACGTCGGGGTCGGACAGCAGCGAGAACAGGACGGCCTTGGCGTCGAGCGCCGGCCACAGGGCCGAGACGTACTTCTTCATGACGGCGCTGCGAGCGACCTGGTCCTGCACGCGGTCGTCGGGCGAGTCGCCGGCGCCCTCCATCTGCAGCAGGACCGCGTGCGCGAGCCGTTGCGGCAGCATCTGGCGCGCCGCGTCGTAGCGCACGCCCCTGGCCTTGAGCTCGTCCAAGATCTCGTTGACCTCGTATGCCGGGACCCGCCACTTGCGGACGCCGCGGGGCACGACGAGGGGCTCGGTCGCCCGCTGCACGGCCGACCACACGGCATACCGGAGCACCTCGGCGAGGCGGGCATCGCCTTTGAGGACAGCGGTTTCGGTGCTGTCGAGGCCGCGGACGGGGACCGAGGCGACGAGCTCCTCGATCGTGGTGTGACCGACAGCCACCTCGCCGAGGGCGGGCAGCACGGCGCCGATGTGCTCGAGGAAGGCGCGGTTGGGGCCGATCACGAGGACACCGGAGCGAGCCAGCCGGTCGCGGAAGGCGTAGAGCAACCAGGCCGCGCGGTGCAGGCCGACGGCGGTCTTGCCGGTGCCCGGCGCCCCCTGCACGCAGATCGTCTGGTCCGCCCCGGCCCGGACGATCTCGTCCTGTTCGGGCTGGATGGTGGCGACGATGTCGCGCATCGGCCCGACACGGGGCCGCTCGATCTCCTCGGCCAGGATCTGGCTGCGGACCTCGTGCTCCGCGCGGTCCTGGAGGTGCTCGTCCTCGTACGCCGTGATGGCACCGTGGTCCAGCCCGAACCGCCGCCGGAGCACCACGCCCATCGGCTCGGCGTGCGACGCACGGTAGAAGGCCGTCGACATCCCTGCGCGCCAGTCGATGACCAGCGGGTCGCCCGCCGAGTCCGCCACGTGGCGACGTCCGATGTACCAGCGCTCGTCGCTGTCGGTGTCGATCCGGCCGAAGAACAGCGTCGTGGACGGGTCGTCCTGGAGCGAGGCAGCTCGCAGGTGCAGGGTGCGGGCGAGGTGCTCGGCGGAGATGGGGTCGTGCGCCTGGACCTTCAGCGACAGGGTCTGCTCGCGCATCCTGGCCAGGGCCTCGCGAGCGGCGGCCAGGTAGTCCTGCTCACGCGTGAGCTCGGGGGCGGGAGCGGGGGCAGACACAAGGGTCCACCTTGCCACCGAGCGACCCGCACGTCGAACGGGTTTCGTCGCCGGTCGGGCAGCTGGCGTGCCCGACCGGCGACGGTGGTGCTCCGGTGTCCTCCCGGGAGGACACCGGAGGCGTCCTAGGAGCTTGCCCTGGCCACCAGGGTGGCCGTGAGGTTGAGCTGCTTTCCGTTGCGCAGCACCGTGAGGGTGACCTTGTCGCCGACCGCGCGCTCGCGGATGTTGGCCACGAGCGAGAGGGCCGAGTCCACCCGCGTGGAGTCGACGGCGATGACCACGTCGCCCTTGCGCAGGCCGGCGTCCGCAGCAGGGGTGTTGGCGGAGATCTGGGTGATCTGCGCGCCGGCGCGCTGGCTGCTGCCGTCGGAGGCCGTGGCGTCACCGAGGCTGACCCCCAGGAAGGCGTGCTTGGCCTTGCCCGAGCTGATCAGCTGCGAGGCGATGCTCTTGGCCTCGTTCGCCGGGATGGCGAACCCGATGCCGATGCTGCCGCTCTGGCCGCCGCCCGACGAGCCGAGGCTGGCGATGGCGGAGTTGATGCCGATCAGCTGCCCCGCCGCGTTGACGAGCGCGCCACCGGAGTTGCCCGGGTTGATGGCCGCGGAGGTCTGGATCGCGTTGGTCACGACGGTGTTGCCGTCGCTGCCGGTCTGCGGCTGCTGGCCGAACGGGTCCTGCTGCTGCTGGCTCTCAGCGGCAGAGGTCGTCACGGGGCGGTTCAGTGCGCTCACGATCCCGGTGGTGACGGTCCCGGCGAGGCCCAGGGGGTTGCCGATCGCCATGACCGGGTCGCCGACCTTGAGGTCGGCGGAGTTGCCGATCGCGATGGGCTTGAGGTCGGCGGGCGCGGCGCTCAGGGTGATGACCGCGAGGTCCGTGCTCGGGTCGGTGCCGGCGATGGTCGCCTTGTAGGTGCGGCCGTCGTTGAGGGTCGCGGTGATGCTGGTGCCCGGACCGGCGCCGCTGACGACGTGGTTGTTGGTGAGGATGTGGCCCTTGGCGTCGATGATGACGCCGGATCCCTGCGCCTCGCCCTGGGCGGACTTGACCGTGATCGCCACGACGCTCGGCGCGACGGCGGCGGCCGTGGCCGTCCAGTTCGGGTTCGTGGCGTCTGCCTGGACGACGGGTCCGGCATTTGCGCCACGGCCCAGCGTCGACGTGCTCGCAACGGAGGTGGGCTGCGAACCGTCGGCCACCTGGACCGCGGCGTAGGTGCCGCCGCTCGCGAGGAGGGCGGCGAGCGCCGCGACGGCGGTGAGCTCCGTCAGTCGACGTCGTTTGCCCGGCTGGGCAGGCTCTGCCCCGTCCCGAGTGGGAAAGGATGGGGGCGGCCCAGCCGGAGGCTGTGACAGCGGCGGGTATGCCGGGTGGGCATCCGCCGCGGGCAGTGTTGGATCTCCTGCTACGCCCGGACGTGTTGGATCTCCTGCTACGCCCGGACGTCCGAACGCCGCGTCGTCGCGCGCGGGCTCGTAGGTCCTGCCGGCGGGCGGGGTGATCTCCTGCGTCTGGCCGAACCAGACCGGGGCAGTCGGCTCGCCCTGCGGCGGCACAGCGCCGTCACCGGGGGTCTCCGGTCGGGTGTCCGGGTGGATCTGGGTCATGGCGTTCGCGCTCCTTGTGTGGCTTGGTGACCTCAGTCAACCTGCCCAACGTCAAGAGGTGCTGGGCGCGGCCTGAGAGTTGGCTGTGGGCAGTTCGACGATGAAGGTGGCGCCGCCGCCGGCGGTCTGGGCGACGCCGATCCGGCCCCGGTGCGAGTTGACGATGGCGGCCGCGATGGCCAGGCCGAGACCGTTCCCACCCCCGGTGCCACGCACCCTGGACGGGTCGGCGCGGTAGAAGCGCTCGAACACCTTGCGTGCCTTGTCGGGGTCGACCCCGGGTCCGTGGTCGCGCACCTCCACCACGGCCTGATGGTCGGATTCCCTGGTGCCCACGGCGATTTCGAGCGGAGAGCCGGGGGGAGTGTGGTTGAGGGCGTTGGAGACCAGGTTGGCCACGAGCTGGCGCAGCTTGCCGTCGTCCCCGGGCACCACCGTCGGCCCCAGCGGACCCCAGAGCCCGGTCACGGCGATCGGGCGGGTCGGGTCGATGGCGCGGGCGTCCTGGGCCGCGTCCGCGGCGAGCACCGTGAGGTCGACGGGCGCGAAGCGCAGCGGCCGCTGGTCGTCCAGCCGGGCCAGCATGAGCAGGTCCTCGACCAGGCCCCCCATCCGGGTGGCCTCTCCCTCGATCCGGGTCATCGCACTCGCCACCTCCTCCGGCTCCTTGACCGCACCCTGGCGGTAGAGCTCTGCGTAGCCGCGGACCGCCGCGAGGGGGGTGCGCAGCTCGTGCGAGGCATCCGCGACGAACTGGCGCATCCGTTCCTCGGAGGCCTCGCGGGCGGCGAAGGACTGCTCGATCTGGGCGAGCATGACGTTGAGCGACCGGGACAGTGAGGTGACCTCGTCCTTCGCCGTGCGGGTGGGGATGCGGCGGGCGAGGTCGCCGTCGGCGATCGCGGCGGCAGTGTCCTCGATCTGGCGCAGCGGTCGGAAGGCCCGGTGCACGGCATACCAGCCCATCACGGCGCACGCGGCGAGGACGACGAGGCCGATGAGCACCTCCACGAGCACCAGCCGTCGCACCGTGTGGCTGACGCTGGCCAGGGGCACGGCGACGATGAACGTCGCGGAGTTGTCGCGCAGCCTGCCGGCGACCGCACGCCACTGGCCGGAACCGTCCTTGGTGCGGATCGTGAACGCGGCGGGAGAGTCGACGCGGGGGTCGGTGATGGCCAGGCTGGCGGGGACGGCCGGTCGGTCACTGGCGCCCGTCGGGTCGATCTCGACCGGCGTCGTGCCGTCGGTGGGGTAGAAGACCACCGCGTAGCCACTGGGCAACCGGCTGCGGGCCGGTGCACGCAACGCGTCGAGGGCCTGCTGGGCGACGGTCGGGTAGGCCCGCTGCAGGTCGTCGTCCACCCGACCCATCAGGTCTCGCCGCATGAGTGCGGCGGTGGCCGACGCGGTGACGGTGAGGGCCAGGAGCAGGAGCAGCACCATGACGGCGATCAGGCGGATACGCAGCGGCAGGTCCTCCAGGCGGTGCCTCACCCGCTCGCCGGGAGACGCCTTCGCCGGGGCCGGGCCGATCGTCGCGTGGACGGCCTGCGCCGGGGACGCGGTGGTTCCCATCAGGCCTCCGGCGGCTTGCGCAGCACGTAGCCGACACCACGCTTGGTGTGGATGAGCGGCGGCAGTCCGTCGAGGTCGATCTTGCGCCGCAGGTAGGAGATGTAGGACTCGACGATCCCGCTCTCGCCGCGGAAGTCGTAGTCCCACACGTGGTCGAGGATCTGCGCCTTCGACAGCACCCGGTTGGGGTTGAGCATGAGGTAGCGCAGCAGCTTGAACTCGGTGGGGGACACGTCGATGGCGCGGCCGCCGCGGCTCACCTCGTGGGAGTCCTCGTCGAGCTCGAGGTCCTCGAAACGCATCGAGGCCGCCCCGTTCAGCTCACCGCGGGTGCGCCGCAGCACTGCCCGGATCCGCGCGATCACCTCTTCGAGGCTGAACGGCTTGGTGACGTAGTCGTCGCCGCCGACCGTCAAGCCCTTGATCTTGTCGTCGACCGAGTCGCGCGCCGTGACGAACACGATCGGCAGCTGACGCCCGGTGTCGCGCAGCTTGCGGGTGACGGTGAAGCCGTCCATGTCCGGGAGCATGACGTCGAGCACGACCAGGTCGGGCTCGTGGGTCGTCGCGAGGTGGAGGGCCGTGGCGCCGTCGGCAGCCACGTGCACCTCGAAACCGGCGAAGCGAAGGGAGGTGGCGAGCAGCTCGCGGATGTTGGGCTCGTCCTCGACGACCAGGAGGCGGGCCTCGGGTTGCGCAGTGGTCACACCTCAGTCTCCGTGCAGAGTCTGGGAGTTTCCTGTATGCCGTCTGGGTGAGTCGGGTGAGTCAGGCCGTGGCGTCCACGTCGTCGGCGTCCACGATGCGGTAGGCGTAGCCCTGCTCGGCGAGGAAGCGCTGACGGTGGGCGGCGAACTCGGCGTCGACGGTGTCGCGCGAGACGACCGTGTAGAAGTGCGCGGTGCGGCCGTCCCCCTTGGGGCGCAGCACCCGGCCGAGCCGTTGCGCCTCTTCCTGGCGGGAGCCGAAGGTGCCGGAGACCTGGATGGCGACGCTCGCCTCGGGCAGGTCGATCGAGAAGTTGGCGACCTTCGACACGACCAGCAGGCTGATCTCCCCCACCCGGAAGGCCTGGAAGAGCTTCTGGCGTTGCGCCACCGGGGTCTCCCCGGTGATGACGTCGGCCCCCAGCCGCTCGGACAGCTCGGCGAGCTGGTCGAGGTACTGACCGATGACCAGGGTGGGCTCGCCGCGGTGCTGCGCCACGATCCGCTCGACCACGGGGTTCTTGACCGGGCTGCACGAGGACAGCCGGTAGCGGTCTTCGGGCTCCGCCACGGCATACGCGAGGCGGTCGGCGTCGGGCAGCGTGACGCGCACCTCGACGCAGTCCGCGGGGGCGATGTAGCCCTGCGCCTCGATGTCCTTCCACGGTGCGTCGTACCGCTTCGGGCCGATCAGGGAGAAGACATCCGCCTCGCGGCCGTCCTCACGTACGAGGGTCGCCGTCAGCCCGAGTCGACGGCGCGCCTGCAGGTCGGCCGTCATCCGGAAGATCGGGGCCGGCAACAGGTGCACCTCGTCATACACGATGAGGCCCCAGTCGCGGGCGTCGAGCAGGTCGAGGTGGGTGTAGACACCCTTCCGGCGGGTGGTGAGCACCTGGTACGTCGCGATGGTGACGGGGCGGATCTCCTTGCGTGCGCCGGAGTACTCGCCGATCTCGTCCTCGGTGAGGCTCGTGCGCTTGAGCAGCTCGTCGCGCCACTGGCGCGCCGACACCGTGTTGGTGACGAGGATGAGCGTGGTCGCCTTCGCCACGGCCATCGCGCCCGCGCCCACGAGGGTCTTGCCCGCGCCACAGGGCAGCACGACCACCCCTGAGCCGCCGTGCC
This region includes:
- a CDS encoding AAA family ATPase; amino-acid sequence: MSAPAPAPELTREQDYLAAAREALARMREQTLSLKVQAHDPISAEHLARTLHLRAASLQDDPSTTLFFGRIDTDSDERWYIGRRHVADSAGDPLVIDWRAGMSTAFYRASHAEPMGVVLRRRFGLDHGAITAYEDEHLQDRAEHEVRSQILAEEIERPRVGPMRDIVATIQPEQDEIVRAGADQTICVQGAPGTGKTAVGLHRAAWLLYAFRDRLARSGVLVIGPNRAFLEHIGAVLPALGEVAVGHTTIEELVASVPVRGLDSTETAVLKGDARLAEVLRYAVWSAVQRATEPLVVPRGVRKWRVPAYEVNEILDELKARGVRYDAARQMLPQRLAHAVLLQMEGAGDSPDDRVQDQVARSAVMKKYVSALWPALDAKAVLFSLLSDPDVLAQHSRDILTEDERRILLWDSPARSKGTVRWSRADTVLLDELGDHISRTPSLGHVVLDEAQDLSPMQLRAVGRRCSTGAATVLGDIAQGTTPWATDSWESSLHHLGKPGSHVEVLDRGFRVPASVIEYAAQLLPHMAPGLGAPVSVRDNRGRLDLLAVGAGDLLTRTADVVAGELLQPGSIGIIAPDDLVTEVSKTLRRNEIEHGVLGQDHGDIDHQVDVVPATVAKGLEFDRVVVVEPAAIAAAEPDQRTGLRRLYVVLTRAVSALTVVHAQPLPAELAARG
- a CDS encoding S1C family serine protease, with the protein product MTQIHPDTRPETPGDGAVPPQGEPTAPVWFGQTQEITPPAGRTYEPARDDAAFGRPGVAGDPTRPGVAGDPTLPAADAHPAYPPLSQPPAGPPPSFPTRDGAEPAQPGKRRRLTELTAVAALAALLASGGTYAAVQVADGSQPTSVASTSTLGRGANAGPVVQADATNPNWTATAAAVAPSVVAITVKSAQGEAQGSGVIIDAKGHILTNNHVVSGAGPGTSITATLNDGRTYKATIAGTDPSTDLAVITLSAAPADLKPIAIGNSADLKVGDPVMAIGNPLGLAGTVTTGIVSALNRPVTTSAAESQQQQDPFGQQPQTGSDGNTVVTNAIQTSAAINPGNSGGALVNAAGQLIGINSAIASLGSSGGGQSGSIGIGFAIPANEAKSIASQLISSGKAKHAFLGVSLGDATASDGSSQRAGAQITQISANTPAADAGLRKGDVVIAVDSTRVDSALSLVANIRERAVGDKVTLTVLRNGKQLNLTATLVARASS
- a CDS encoding sensor histidine kinase produces the protein MGTTASPAQAVHATIGPAPAKASPGERVRHRLEDLPLRIRLIAVMVLLLLLALTVTASATAALMRRDLMGRVDDDLQRAYPTVAQQALDALRAPARSRLPSGYAVVFYPTDGTTPVEIDPTGASDRPAVPASLAITDPRVDSPAAFTIRTKDGSGQWRAVAGRLRDNSATFIVAVPLASVSHTVRRLVLVEVLIGLVVLAACAVMGWYAVHRAFRPLRQIEDTAAAIADGDLARRIPTRTAKDEVTSLSRSLNVMLAQIEQSFAAREASEERMRQFVADASHELRTPLAAVRGYAELYRQGAVKEPEEVASAMTRIEGEATRMGGLVEDLLMLARLDDQRPLRFAPVDLTVLAADAAQDARAIDPTRPIAVTGLWGPLGPTVVPGDDGKLRQLVANLVSNALNHTPPGSPLEIAVGTRESDHQAVVEVRDHGPGVDPDKARKVFERFYRADPSRVRGTGGGNGLGLAIAAAIVNSHRGRIGVAQTAGGGATFIVELPTANSQAAPSTS
- a CDS encoding response regulator, whose protein sequence is MTTAQPEARLLVVEDEPNIRELLATSLRFAGFEVHVAADGATALHLATTHEPDLVVLDVMLPDMDGFTVTRKLRDTGRQLPIVFVTARDSVDDKIKGLTVGGDDYVTKPFSLEEVIARIRAVLRRTRGELNGAASMRFEDLELDEDSHEVSRGGRAIDVSPTEFKLLRYLMLNPNRVLSKAQILDHVWDYDFRGESGIVESYISYLRRKIDLDGLPPLIHTKRGVGYVLRKPPEA
- a CDS encoding DNA repair helicase XPB; its protein translation is MADGPLIVQSDKTLLLEVDHPRAEEARRAIAPFAELERAPEHIHTYRVTPLGLWNARAAGHDAEQVVNALITFSRYAVPHALLVDVADTMDRYGRLTLEKDPDHGLVLRTTDRPVLEEVLRHKKIKPLIGERIDADRVIVHPSERGHLKQELLKVGWPAEDEAGYVDGEAHPIALDNADWSLRPYQQQAVDGFWHGGSGVVVLPCGAGKTLVGAGAMAVAKATTLILVTNTVSARQWRDELLKRTSLTEDEIGEYSGARKEIRPVTIATYQVLTTRRKGVYTHLDLLDARDWGLIVYDEVHLLPAPIFRMTADLQARRRLGLTATLVREDGREADVFSLIGPKRYDAPWKDIEAQGYIAPADCVEVRVTLPDADRLAYAVAEPEDRYRLSSCSPVKNPVVERIVAQHRGEPTLVIGQYLDQLAELSERLGADVITGETPVAQRQKLFQAFRVGEISLLVVSKVANFSIDLPEASVAIQVSGTFGSRQEEAQRLGRVLRPKGDGRTAHFYTVVSRDTVDAEFAAHRQRFLAEQGYAYRIVDADDVDATA